One window of the Nicotiana tabacum cultivar K326 chromosome 4, ASM71507v2, whole genome shotgun sequence genome contains the following:
- the LOC142180395 gene encoding uncharacterized protein LOC142180395, with product MDDAPSLHYEEGPSRPRTGTHQNDIEIVYTLEKLGPKVKWPPKMRSDPNTRKSDVLCEFHQERGHKTEDYIALRQEVVNMLQQGHLKKLLSDKGITNFAREREHQGPPKPPSPARTINMILGDDAYINSVKFTTTHKIKRSITRERYDELEESIIFDKSDADDLAFPHNNALVITLRILDTDVKCIMVDDGSGACIIHPLVLTQMKLEDKIVLRCITLTGFNNAVERTSGEITLPILAGCVTLETTFHIMDQETA from the exons ATGGACGACGCCCCCTCCCTCCACTACGAAGAAGGTCCATCCAGACCAAGGACAGGAACCCATCAGAATGACATAG agaTAGTCTACACCCTGGAGAAGCTCGGGCCAAAAGTGAAGTGGCCGCCCAAGATGAGATCGGACCCTAACACCAGAAAATCTGACGTCCTCTGTGAGTTCCACCAGGAACGAGGGCACAAGACTGAAGACTACATCGCCCTGAGGCAGGAAGTCGTGAATATGTTACAACAAGGACACCTTAAAAAGCTGCTAAGCGATAAGGGAATAACCAATTTCGCCAGAGAACGCGAACATCAAGGGCCGCCTAAGCCACCCTCACCAGCTCGTACCATCAACATGATCCTCGGCGACGACGCCTATATCAACAGTGTGAAGTTCACCACTACCCACAAAATCAAGCGATCTATCACCCGTGAACGGTAcgacgaactcgaagaaagtatcatcttcgacaaGTCGGACGCCGACGATTTGGCTTTTCCTCATAATAACGCCCTCGTTATTACTCTGCGAATCTTAGATACTGATGTTAAATGCATTATGGTAGATGACGGGAGCGGCGCATGCATTATCCATCCTCTAGTACTTACccaaatgaaactcgaggataagatagtactGCGCTGCATCACGCTAACTGGTTTTAACAATGCTGTTGAACGGACGTCCGGGGAAATTACACTCCCCATTTTGGCCGGCTGCGTGACTCTGGAAACAACATTTCA